In Candidatus Alcyoniella australis, a genomic segment contains:
- a CDS encoding DUF1571 domain-containing protein — MKHPLLRRLSFLLAVCGLALLPMVAAAYDLPDEEQITKDPTQLFACFEYNLEQVQDYTATFIKYEVLDGKPYPEETLKVSFMRPHRVKLEWLDGESRGMWAIYDSQRDPDHFWALDVGWRAIIGVQRYGMHSKFTQFFHPNRFVVTDSDLASLVCVIGHFCELAGSLGTLDTHYNGRVIEQGSGRESFWIHAFLYPEPDPRFMAREADVYLTVDDCMPVNVTLYGWEGQVIGRYIQRDLKLNIGLTTADFAIPE; from the coding sequence ATGAAGCATCCACTACTAAGAAGGTTGTCTTTTCTGCTCGCGGTCTGCGGCCTGGCTTTGCTGCCAATGGTGGCAGCGGCCTACGATCTACCCGACGAGGAGCAGATCACAAAGGACCCGACGCAGCTTTTCGCCTGCTTTGAATACAATCTGGAGCAGGTCCAGGATTACACCGCGACGTTCATCAAGTACGAGGTGCTCGATGGCAAGCCCTACCCCGAGGAGACGCTCAAGGTCAGCTTCATGCGGCCGCACCGCGTCAAGCTCGAGTGGCTCGACGGCGAAAGCCGCGGGATGTGGGCGATCTACGATTCGCAGCGCGACCCGGACCACTTCTGGGCCCTGGACGTGGGCTGGCGCGCGATAATCGGCGTGCAGCGCTACGGCATGCACAGCAAGTTCACCCAGTTTTTCCATCCCAATCGCTTCGTGGTCACCGATTCGGATCTGGCGAGCCTGGTTTGCGTCATCGGCCATTTCTGCGAGCTGGCCGGATCACTGGGCACCCTGGACACGCACTATAACGGCCGAGTGATCGAGCAGGGCAGCGGCCGCGAGTCGTTTTGGATCCACGCTTTTTTATACCCCGAGCCCGACCCGCGCTTTATGGCGCGCGAGGCCGACGTCTACCTGACCGTGGACGACTGCATGCCGGTCAACGTTACGCTCTACGGCTGGGAGGGTCAGGTTATCGGCCGCTACATTCAACGCGATCTAAAGTTAAACATCGGCCTGACCACCGCGGACTTCGCCATTCCCGAGTAA